In a single window of the Hirundo rustica isolate bHirRus1 chromosome 7, bHirRus1.pri.v3, whole genome shotgun sequence genome:
- the MLPH gene encoding melanophilin isoform X1: protein MGRKLDLSKLTDEEAKHVWEVVQRDFDLRKKEEERLEELKCKIDQESSKREFLTSQSHLNETHCVHCLQPFKFLLNSKRQCLDCRFYTCKNCSRYNKKEQGWVCDPCRLSRIVKIGSLEWYYEHVRSRFKRFGSAKVLQSLCGRLQPGQGLSSAFLGLHDRVYSLPDINRECQLLASCDAGGDSDEEDNGLRGAEAERYSRMCKTKRLLSVHPFDFELDSDYSAQSRRQSAQLSPAASSPDAFQSFPDFPNSAEDGSQESRITDADLVFHHVLQEPGVSAPEQHFSTEVRLTVNARRRSLERNPKPGIPWSEPPRARYSADMDTSDEDVRGAQLPPHHTKRRNRASSQENISRSSNQIHELNTRMSAIERVLSRLEEKILTRSDESPAPESHTDPDAEEEELKRKLEELASNISDKEVSSDEEEREVEKRAKKPEMSSSSDPVARDVRKRSSAQALSEITAKALRAINATEEAVWESLHGESRGCALPAGRLPGLADGKEVAEVYRELEENVYLTAGKTYQLEKSLKELEEGAQHSGTTDSELSELEDKVASAAAQVQQAESEISDIESRIAALSAAGLTVKSVEKAKKKSSVQAAYLHSPGSASSSPGESLDDIKAMPGLQRFRRKFNSPLEITSFDDSFDRNSVYRGSLTQRNPNGKNRRVERLFAKPVMTHLS, encoded by the exons ATGGGCAGGAAGCTGGACCTCTCCAAGCTCACCGATGAAGAAGCCAAGCACGTTTGGGAAGTCGTTCAACGGGACTTTGATCTGCggaagaaagaggaggaacGGCTGGA GGAGCTGAAATGCAAGATCGACCAGGAGAGCAGCAAGAGAGAGTTCCTGACGAGTCAATCCCACCTCAATGAAACTCACTGTGTGCATTGCCTGCAGCCCTTCAAGTTCCTGCTGAACAGCAAGCGGCAGTGCCTGGACTGCCGCTTCTACACCTGCAAGAACTGCAGCCGCTACAACaagaaggagcagggctgggtctGTGATCCCTGCCGCCTCTCCAG GATCGTGAAGATCGGCTCCCTGGAGTGGTACTACGAGCACGTGCGGTCCCGCTTCAAGAGGTTTGGAAGTGCCAAAGTGCTGCAGTCCCTCTGtggcaggctgcagccaggccaggggctcagctctgcctttctgG GTCTTCATGACAGAGTTTATAGCCTGCCAGACATTAACA GAGAGTGCCAGCTGCTCGCCAGCTGTGACGCCGGGGGTGACAGCGATGAGGAAGACAACGGCCTCCGTGGAGCTGAAGCAGAGCGCTACAGCAGA ATGTGCAAGACAAAGCGGCTGCTGTCTGTGCATCCCTTTGATTTCGAACTGGACTCGGATTACTCTGCTCAGTCTCGCCGCCAGTCTGCGCAGCTCTCTCCGGCAGCCAGCAGCCCGGATGCTTTCCAG TCCTTCCCAGATTTCCCCAACTCAGCTGAAGATGGCTCCCAGGAGTCCAGGATCACGGATGCAGACCTGGTGTTCCACCACgtgctgcaggagccaggggTGAGCGCTCCGGAGCAGCACTTCAGCACCGAGGTTCGGCTCACCGTCAACGCACGGCGGAGGAGCCTGGAAAGAAACCCAAAGCCTG GCATCCCCTGGAGCGAGCCGCCCCGCGCGCGGTACTCGGCAGACATGGACACCTCCGACGAGGACGTGAGGGGCgcccagctcccaccccacCACACGAAGCGCCGGAACAGAGCCTCCTCCCAGGAGAACATCAGCCGCTCCTCAAACCAG ATCCATGAGCTCAACACTCGCATGTCCGCAATTGAACGCGTGCTGAGCCgcttggaggaaaaaatcctgacGCGCTCTGACGAG tCTCCGGCCCCGGAGTCCCACACTGATCCCGATGCCGAGGAGGAGGAGTTGAAGAGGAAGCTGGAGGAGTTAGCCAGCAACATCAGCGATAAAGAAGTCTCTTCTGACGAGGAGGAGCGTGAAGTGGAGAAGAGAGCAAAGAAACCAGAGATGAGTTCCTCCAGTGATCCCGTGGCCAGGGATGTCCGAAAG AGGTCGTCGGCTCAGGCTCTGAGCGAGATCACGGCCAAAGCGCTGAGAGCCATAAACGCCACGGAGGAAGCGGTGTGGGAGTCGTTGCATGGAGAGAGCCGGGGctgtgccctccctgcagggcGGCTTCCAGGCCTGGCAGATGGGAAAGAGGTGGCCGAAGTGTACCGGGAGCTTGAGGAAAAT gtgTACCTGACTGCTGGAAAGACCTACCAGCTTGAGAAGAGCCTGAAGGAGCTTGAGGAAGGGGCTCAGCACAGCGGCACTACCGACTCGGAGCTGTCGGAGCTGGAGGACAAAGTGGCCTCGGCAGCAGCCCAggtgcagcaggcagagagcgAG ATATCGGATATTGAATCCCGGATCGCAGCTCTGTCTGCTGCGGGGCTGACAGTGAAGTCTGTGGAGAAGGCAAAGAAGAAGTCGAGTGTGCAG GCTGCCTATCTCCACTCTCCTGgttctgccagcagcagtccCGGGGAGTCTCTGGATGACATTAAA GCAATGCCCGGACTGCAGAGGTTCAGGAGGAAGTTCAACAGTCCCCTGGAAATCACCA GTTTTGACGACTCCTTTGACCGCAACTCGGTGTACCGCGGCTCGCTGACGCAGAGGAACCCCAACGGCAAGAACAGGAGGGTGGAGCGGCTCTTCGCG AAGCCTGTGATGACCCACCTGTCCTGA
- the MLPH gene encoding melanophilin isoform X2 — protein sequence MGRKLDLSKLTDEEAKHVWEVVQRDFDLRKKEEERLEELKCKIDQESSKREFLTSQSHLNETHCVHCLQPFKFLLNSKRQCLDCRFYTCKNCSRYNKKEQGWVCDPCRLSRIVKIGSLEWYYEHVRSRFKRFGSAKVLQSLCGRLQPGQGLSSAFLGLHDRVYSLPDINRECQLLASCDAGGDSDEEDNGLRGAEAERYSRMCKTKRLLSVHPFDFELDSDYSAQSRRQSAQLSPAASSPDAFQSFPDFPNSAEDGSQESRITDADLVFHHVLQEPGVSAPEQHFSTEVRLTVNARRRSLERNPKPGIPWSEPPRARYSADMDTSDEDVRGAQLPPHHTKRRNRASSQENISRSSNQIHELNTRMSAIERVLSRLEEKILTRSDESPAPESHTDPDAEEEELKRKLEELASNISDKEVSSDEEEREVEKRAKKPEMSSSSDPVARDVRKVYLTAGKTYQLEKSLKELEEGAQHSGTTDSELSELEDKVASAAAQVQQAESEISDIESRIAALSAAGLTVKSVEKAKKKSSVQAAYLHSPGSASSSPGESLDDIKAMPGLQRFRRKFNSPLEITSFDDSFDRNSVYRGSLTQRNPNGKNRRVERLFAKPVMTHLS from the exons ATGGGCAGGAAGCTGGACCTCTCCAAGCTCACCGATGAAGAAGCCAAGCACGTTTGGGAAGTCGTTCAACGGGACTTTGATCTGCggaagaaagaggaggaacGGCTGGA GGAGCTGAAATGCAAGATCGACCAGGAGAGCAGCAAGAGAGAGTTCCTGACGAGTCAATCCCACCTCAATGAAACTCACTGTGTGCATTGCCTGCAGCCCTTCAAGTTCCTGCTGAACAGCAAGCGGCAGTGCCTGGACTGCCGCTTCTACACCTGCAAGAACTGCAGCCGCTACAACaagaaggagcagggctgggtctGTGATCCCTGCCGCCTCTCCAG GATCGTGAAGATCGGCTCCCTGGAGTGGTACTACGAGCACGTGCGGTCCCGCTTCAAGAGGTTTGGAAGTGCCAAAGTGCTGCAGTCCCTCTGtggcaggctgcagccaggccaggggctcagctctgcctttctgG GTCTTCATGACAGAGTTTATAGCCTGCCAGACATTAACA GAGAGTGCCAGCTGCTCGCCAGCTGTGACGCCGGGGGTGACAGCGATGAGGAAGACAACGGCCTCCGTGGAGCTGAAGCAGAGCGCTACAGCAGA ATGTGCAAGACAAAGCGGCTGCTGTCTGTGCATCCCTTTGATTTCGAACTGGACTCGGATTACTCTGCTCAGTCTCGCCGCCAGTCTGCGCAGCTCTCTCCGGCAGCCAGCAGCCCGGATGCTTTCCAG TCCTTCCCAGATTTCCCCAACTCAGCTGAAGATGGCTCCCAGGAGTCCAGGATCACGGATGCAGACCTGGTGTTCCACCACgtgctgcaggagccaggggTGAGCGCTCCGGAGCAGCACTTCAGCACCGAGGTTCGGCTCACCGTCAACGCACGGCGGAGGAGCCTGGAAAGAAACCCAAAGCCTG GCATCCCCTGGAGCGAGCCGCCCCGCGCGCGGTACTCGGCAGACATGGACACCTCCGACGAGGACGTGAGGGGCgcccagctcccaccccacCACACGAAGCGCCGGAACAGAGCCTCCTCCCAGGAGAACATCAGCCGCTCCTCAAACCAG ATCCATGAGCTCAACACTCGCATGTCCGCAATTGAACGCGTGCTGAGCCgcttggaggaaaaaatcctgacGCGCTCTGACGAG tCTCCGGCCCCGGAGTCCCACACTGATCCCGATGCCGAGGAGGAGGAGTTGAAGAGGAAGCTGGAGGAGTTAGCCAGCAACATCAGCGATAAAGAAGTCTCTTCTGACGAGGAGGAGCGTGAAGTGGAGAAGAGAGCAAAGAAACCAGAGATGAGTTCCTCCAGTGATCCCGTGGCCAGGGATGTCCGAAAG gtgTACCTGACTGCTGGAAAGACCTACCAGCTTGAGAAGAGCCTGAAGGAGCTTGAGGAAGGGGCTCAGCACAGCGGCACTACCGACTCGGAGCTGTCGGAGCTGGAGGACAAAGTGGCCTCGGCAGCAGCCCAggtgcagcaggcagagagcgAG ATATCGGATATTGAATCCCGGATCGCAGCTCTGTCTGCTGCGGGGCTGACAGTGAAGTCTGTGGAGAAGGCAAAGAAGAAGTCGAGTGTGCAG GCTGCCTATCTCCACTCTCCTGgttctgccagcagcagtccCGGGGAGTCTCTGGATGACATTAAA GCAATGCCCGGACTGCAGAGGTTCAGGAGGAAGTTCAACAGTCCCCTGGAAATCACCA GTTTTGACGACTCCTTTGACCGCAACTCGGTGTACCGCGGCTCGCTGACGCAGAGGAACCCCAACGGCAAGAACAGGAGGGTGGAGCGGCTCTTCGCG AAGCCTGTGATGACCCACCTGTCCTGA